ttaagtggttaataaagctcAATCACAAACTATATGGATAGGAAACATAATCATGTTTTATTCAGAGATAATTGACAGTAAACTTATTTTGCAATAACAACACCGCTACCAAGTGTATGACCAACATAAAAcattgtgtatgtatgtgtgtgtgtatatatatatatacacatacacacactctcaCAGCTAGCATAAGCACCAGCGTCTATCTTTATATCAGCTTCCTGTCATCTTCTGCATAGCCTTTCACATGTAAGGCTTGAGTTTCATGGTTTTATTATTGGGGGCAATCCTTGGTTAGGACACAGTGGGTTTTATCATCCTCGCTCAGCAGCACATAGTCAGGCTTACAGATACACCCAAAGACACATTGCATAGTGCAGATCTTGAGTTCTTTCCTATTGCTGCATGTTTGAACGCAGGAGGGGGCGCTTCCGCAGCCGTACGTTCTGTTCCCTGTACAAGCTCTGCATTCCTCTTCTGGGACGCAGCCTCCATATCCGTTGTCTAGGAAGCCCTTCTTGCAGAAACATCCGATCTTGCACTTGCGATTACACATCTCAGGGGGGTCGGggtggctgcagtttgctgggcAGTCAGACCCACACCCATTG
This sequence is a window from Rana temporaria chromosome 10, aRanTem1.1, whole genome shotgun sequence. Protein-coding genes within it:
- the LOC120916274 gene encoding mucin-5B-like isoform X6, with translation MENPNRTRTGSQLLCCPHPSPVWSRLHPTPYIILNPAIPDTGPADYYYPTQETDKVLVIMGPSSAFLLTLIGVAFILIHAQPAANTECPENQEFNGCGSDCPANCSHPDPPEMCNRKCKIGCFCKKGFLDNGYGGCVPEEECRACTGNRTYGCGSAPSCVQTCSNRKELKICTMQCVFGCICKPDYVLLSEDDKTHCVLTKDCPQ